Proteins encoded together in one Chitinophaga lutea window:
- a CDS encoding acyl-CoA desaturase yields the protein MFIIIFFIALWYLSLFSQTFLQHRYASHGAFEMNRFWERFFYIVAYITQGSSYMSPRAYAIMHRMHHAYTDTELDPHSPSYSKNVFAMMWRTSLFYRSIFHNKMAVEEKFTKNLPDWRSFDRFASSGYSRLLWVAAYALLFVFFASAWYLWILLPIVIAMGAVHGAIINWFAHKYGYVNFRLKNTSVNLLCTDVLMLGESYHNNHHKHPSSPNFGIRKYEIDPVYYAIKFLSWLRIVRIPRVAQAN from the coding sequence ATGTTTATCATCATTTTTTTTATTGCCTTATGGTATCTGTCTTTATTTTCTCAAACCTTTCTGCAACACAGATATGCTTCTCACGGGGCTTTTGAAATGAACCGTTTCTGGGAAAGATTTTTCTATATAGTGGCATACATCACACAGGGCTCTTCTTATATGAGCCCGCGCGCCTACGCGATCATGCACCGCATGCACCATGCTTATACAGATACCGAGCTGGATCCGCATTCTCCTTCTTACTCAAAAAACGTATTTGCGATGATGTGGCGCACCAGCCTCTTCTATCGCAGCATATTCCATAACAAGATGGCCGTGGAGGAAAAATTCACCAAAAACCTGCCCGACTGGCGGTCGTTCGACCGGTTTGCCAGCTCCGGCTACAGCCGCCTCCTCTGGGTGGCAGCCTACGCACTGCTGTTCGTGTTTTTCGCGTCGGCATGGTACCTGTGGATTCTCCTGCCCATCGTTATCGCCATGGGCGCAGTGCACGGGGCCATCATCAACTGGTTCGCGCACAAATACGGTTACGTGAATTTCCGGCTGAAAAATACTTCCGTTAACCTGTTGTGCACCGACGTGCTCATGCTGGGCGAGTCGTATCATAACAATCACCATAAACACCCCTCGTCCCCGAATTTCGGTATCCGGAAATACGAAATAGACCCGGTGTATTATGCCATCAAATTCCTGAGCTGGCTGCGGATCGTCAGGATCCCGCGGGTTGCGCAGGCCAATTAG
- a CDS encoding RNA recognition motif domain-containing protein, whose translation MNIYVSNLMNYMKDEDLQTLFAPFGAVTSCKVIIDRYTGASRGFAFVEMSSDTEGKAAIDELNGKIIDGRALSVAIAKERSEKPFTNNRNFRY comes from the coding sequence ATGAACATTTATGTATCTAACCTCATGAATTATATGAAAGACGAAGATCTGCAGACCCTGTTTGCACCTTTCGGAGCAGTGACTTCATGCAAAGTAATTATCGATCGATATACCGGCGCATCACGCGGGTTCGCATTCGTTGAAATGTCCAGCGACACCGAAGGCAAAGCAGCCATCGACGAACTGAACGGTAAAATCATTGACGGGAGGGCGCTTAGCGTAGCCATCGCAAAGGAGCGTTCTGAAAAGCCGTTCACGAACAACCGGAACTTCAGATATTAA
- a CDS encoding response regulator: protein MKPRVILIIDDDNDDREFLKEAISEYDRHIIFQEFKNGAEAVAALENQATAIPDVIFLDLNMPLMNGRQCLQCLRDMQHLSGTPVVIYTTSLHPGPSGELAGPGNVHFLSKPSRMAELRNSVRNILNQNWHLIDQL from the coding sequence ATGAAACCCAGAGTTATACTCATTATTGATGACGATAACGACGACAGGGAGTTTCTGAAAGAAGCCATCTCCGAGTATGACCGGCATATCATCTTTCAGGAATTTAAAAACGGCGCGGAAGCCGTTGCCGCCCTGGAGAATCAGGCTACAGCAATACCCGATGTCATTTTTCTCGATCTGAACATGCCCCTGATGAACGGCAGGCAGTGCCTGCAGTGCCTTCGCGACATGCAGCACCTCAGCGGCACCCCCGTCGTGATCTACACCACCTCCCTCCACCCCGGCCCTTCCGGGGAGCTGGCCGGCCCCGGGAACGTGCATTTCCTGAGCAAACCCAGCCGTATGGCCGAGCTCCGCAATTCCGTCAGGAATATCCTGAACCAGAACTGGCACCTGATCGATCAATTATAA